One part of the Thermococcus litoralis DSM 5473 genome encodes these proteins:
- a CDS encoding chemotaxis protein CheD produces MTLEEIKVGIGDYAVSKAKGVITTYGLGSCVGITLYDPVTKAGGMLHALLPEAKYYGNRGNPAKYVDTGLELLLKDLAKLGAIKRRLEAKIFGGAHIFENVTSENLMIGKRNIETAKRELKRHKIKIVAEDTGGKGGRTISLNLETGKVKMRKVSNGKIFETTL; encoded by the coding sequence ATGACCTTGGAGGAAATAAAAGTGGGAATTGGAGACTATGCTGTAAGCAAAGCGAAGGGGGTGATAACCACATATGGATTAGGATCGTGTGTAGGAATAACACTCTACGATCCAGTTACCAAAGCTGGAGGAATGCTACATGCCCTCCTTCCAGAGGCAAAGTACTATGGAAACAGAGGAAATCCGGCAAAATACGTAGACACAGGATTAGAGTTGCTCCTCAAAGATTTAGCAAAGCTGGGTGCAATCAAAAGAAGGCTAGAGGCAAAGATATTTGGAGGCGCCCATATTTTTGAAAACGTCACAAGTGAAAATCTCATGATAGGTAAAAGGAACATTGAAACTGCAAAAAGAGAACTAAAAAGGCATAAAATCAAGATTGTTGCCGAGGACACAGGGGGAAAGGGGGGAAGAACGATTTCCCTGAATCTTGAAACCGGAAAGGTAAAAATGAGAAAAGTTTCAAACGGAAAAATATTTGAGACAACGCTGTAG
- a CDS encoding response regulator produces the protein MAKVLIVDDAAFMRMLVKKILVQAGHQVVGEAGNGKEAVEKYKELKPDLVTMDIVMPEMDGISAVKEIMKIDPNAKIIMITAVGQEAKVMEALKSGAKGYIVKPFQAPKVIEEVNRVLSS, from the coding sequence ATGGCCAAGGTATTGATAGTTGATGATGCGGCTTTTATGAGAATGCTGGTAAAAAAGATACTCGTTCAAGCTGGACACCAGGTAGTTGGAGAAGCAGGAAATGGAAAAGAAGCGGTTGAGAAATACAAAGAACTAAAGCCGGATTTAGTTACTATGGACATTGTCATGCCAGAGATGGATGGAATCAGTGCGGTGAAAGAGATCATGAAAATAGATCCTAACGCAAAGATAATTATGATTACTGCTGTAGGTCAAGAAGCAAAGGTCATGGAAGCTCTAAAAAGCGGGGCAAAGGGTTACATTGTAAAGCCTTTCCAAGCCCCCAAGGTCATAGAGGAAGTAAACAGAGTACTATCCTCCTGA
- a CDS encoding methyl-accepting chemotaxis protein, which yields MELPDITRGFFNEIESLGKVASSIVIQTNKEYTKSDPQYKSVLLERFKWIVNADKRIAYVYFGDTEGNMYMYPDDELPEGYDPRVRPWYQAAATTGKGVWTDPYADAATGKWVITYATPIYENGRLIGVIGIDVFIDTLVQDTLNINVGKSGYIAVANEEGLVLVHPNKEYIMKLDFTKDPDLRPLGEAIQSGRDMGYTTYQWKEVINGRETGNIVEKIAGFARIKNTGWVVFAVVNQDDIAGPIYLAMDKVQDALREVILLTIGISVLSGLAIVLLTYKITSSTLKPLEILKSAADSLAEGKLSEVKSKLSKIRYLENDEIGALLRAFEAVSQDVVGTLQEITKKLERLAQGDLSNGLSLEARGELMQVVNSVKKMNEDMKKLIGGVLEITDALEKKANVLTQVASDVTEAINQVNEAVQQVSHEAQRQQESINEITEGVRLVSEVNQEAVETMEEFEKAIGEVVSIAEEGKAKGETSAEQIESIEHTMRAIESAVSKVNEMSKRIEEITNVITSIAEQTNLLALNAAIEAARAGDAGRGFAVVAQEIRNLAEESKKAADDIKEIINTMTEEVNDAVEATKSGVAVVEESSGKLKETAQYLTTIAELIQDTGSRLTQVKEQVFRTQEELDRALKELENLAASAEETTASAEEVSSAVEEQTAAIEELKHAAEDLMDVVHNLRARVSRFRL from the coding sequence ATGGAGTTGCCCGACATTACGAGGGGGTTTTTCAATGAAATTGAGTCCTTAGGAAAAGTTGCTTCTAGTATTGTAATTCAAACAAACAAAGAATACACAAAAAGTGATCCCCAGTATAAATCGGTGCTTTTAGAGCGCTTTAAATGGATTGTAAATGCCGACAAAAGAATTGCATACGTTTACTTTGGGGACACTGAGGGCAATATGTACATGTATCCAGATGATGAACTCCCAGAAGGGTACGACCCAAGGGTTAGGCCATGGTATCAGGCCGCTGCAACCACTGGAAAAGGAGTGTGGACAGATCCATATGCCGATGCTGCAACAGGAAAATGGGTAATAACCTATGCCACTCCCATATATGAAAACGGTAGGCTTATAGGAGTTATTGGTATCGATGTTTTTATAGATACCCTTGTTCAGGACACGTTAAATATAAATGTTGGCAAAAGTGGATACATTGCTGTGGCTAATGAAGAGGGTCTTGTTCTTGTTCATCCAAACAAGGAGTATATAATGAAGCTTGACTTTACAAAAGATCCCGACTTGAGGCCTCTTGGAGAAGCGATTCAGAGTGGTAGAGACATGGGTTACACAACATATCAATGGAAGGAGGTTATAAACGGAAGAGAAACTGGCAATATCGTTGAAAAAATAGCAGGTTTTGCGAGAATTAAAAACACAGGATGGGTAGTTTTTGCAGTAGTAAATCAAGATGATATAGCAGGCCCGATTTATTTGGCAATGGACAAAGTCCAGGACGCTCTAAGGGAAGTAATCCTCCTAACAATCGGAATATCAGTTTTGAGTGGATTGGCTATTGTTCTTCTTACATACAAGATTACATCATCGACCCTTAAGCCTCTTGAGATTCTCAAATCTGCTGCAGATTCTCTTGCAGAAGGAAAGCTTAGTGAAGTAAAATCCAAACTAAGCAAGATAAGGTACTTAGAAAACGATGAAATTGGGGCATTATTAAGAGCATTTGAGGCGGTTTCTCAAGATGTAGTAGGAACTCTGCAGGAAATAACCAAAAAGCTAGAACGCTTAGCACAAGGAGATTTGAGCAATGGATTAAGCTTAGAGGCAAGAGGAGAGCTCATGCAGGTCGTGAATTCAGTTAAAAAGATGAATGAGGATATGAAGAAACTCATAGGCGGTGTGCTAGAAATTACCGATGCACTTGAAAAGAAAGCTAATGTCCTCACCCAAGTTGCTAGTGATGTCACCGAGGCGATTAATCAGGTAAATGAGGCAGTCCAACAGGTAAGTCATGAAGCACAAAGACAACAAGAAAGCATCAACGAGATAACCGAAGGAGTGAGATTAGTTTCTGAGGTAAACCAAGAAGCCGTTGAAACTATGGAAGAGTTTGAAAAGGCTATAGGTGAAGTCGTTAGTATAGCAGAAGAAGGAAAAGCAAAAGGAGAAACCTCTGCTGAGCAGATAGAGAGTATAGAACACACGATGAGAGCTATTGAAAGCGCTGTAAGCAAAGTGAACGAGATGAGCAAGCGTATTGAGGAAATCACAAACGTTATTACAAGTATTGCCGAACAAACTAATTTGTTGGCTTTGAATGCGGCTATTGAAGCAGCCAGAGCTGGAGATGCTGGGAGAGGTTTTGCAGTTGTCGCTCAAGAAATTAGGAACCTTGCGGAAGAGAGCAAAAAGGCTGCCGATGACATAAAAGAGATAATTAATACCATGACAGAAGAAGTAAACGACGCTGTTGAAGCTACAAAGAGTGGGGTAGCGGTCGTAGAAGAATCCTCCGGAAAGCTAAAGGAAACTGCCCAGTATCTAACAACTATAGCTGAACTTATACAAGATACGGGATCAAGATTAACACAAGTCAAGGAGCAAGTTTTCAGAACACAGGAAGAGCTTGATAGAGCTTTGAAAGAGCTTGAAAACTTGGCCGCAAGTGCCGAAGAGACCACCGCCAGTGCTGAGGAAGTTAGCTCCGCTGTTGAGGAGCAAACCGCCGCAATAGAAGAGCTAAAACATGCGGCAGAAGATTTAATGGATGTTGTTCATAACCTCAGAGCCAGAGTCTCCAGATTCAGACTTTAA
- a CDS encoding protein-glutamate methylesterase/protein-glutamine glutaminase translates to MSRKIRVLVVDDSPFIRRVLKDIINSDPELEVCCEARNGIEAIEAVKTLKPDVITLDIEMPQLNGLDALKFIMSKYPTPVIMISSLTQEGADATIKALEYGAVDFIPKPSSRFSTGINELRSEIIAKIKEAAKIPPRFLKFRRIRLLESQKRIREKKDAARSIIAIAASTGGPQSLLRVIPKLPAEIKSGILIVQHMPPGFTKSFAQRLDRVSKIDVKEAEDGDLVEEGKAYVAPGGFHMEITIRAGKPRIALNKGPKVHGVRPAADPMMISVARLFGRKTIGVVMTGMGRDGAQGLAEIKRRGGITIAQDKETSIIFGMPKAAIELGVVDYVVPLDKIAETIIRAEKKILAG, encoded by the coding sequence GTGAGCAGAAAAATCAGAGTGCTAGTAGTAGATGACTCACCCTTTATCAGGAGAGTACTAAAGGACATAATAAACTCAGACCCAGAACTCGAAGTATGCTGTGAAGCCCGCAATGGTATCGAAGCTATAGAAGCCGTTAAAACACTAAAACCCGACGTTATAACTCTAGACATCGAGATGCCGCAGTTGAATGGTCTAGATGCTTTAAAGTTCATAATGAGCAAATACCCCACTCCTGTAATAATGATAAGCTCCTTAACACAAGAAGGAGCAGATGCCACTATTAAAGCTCTCGAATATGGAGCAGTTGATTTTATTCCCAAACCTTCCTCTCGTTTTTCCACTGGGATAAACGAACTCAGGTCTGAGATAATAGCTAAGATAAAGGAAGCTGCCAAGATACCTCCAAGATTCCTAAAATTCAGGAGAATTAGATTACTAGAATCTCAAAAGAGAATAAGAGAAAAGAAAGATGCAGCGAGAAGTATCATTGCGATAGCCGCTTCTACAGGCGGCCCCCAATCTCTTTTGAGGGTCATACCAAAGCTCCCAGCAGAGATAAAATCTGGCATATTAATAGTCCAGCATATGCCCCCAGGTTTTACTAAGTCATTCGCTCAGAGGCTGGATAGAGTCTCGAAAATTGATGTAAAGGAAGCAGAGGATGGTGATCTGGTAGAGGAAGGAAAAGCTTACGTAGCGCCTGGAGGTTTTCACATGGAAATCACAATAAGAGCAGGAAAACCTCGAATTGCCTTAAACAAAGGACCCAAAGTTCATGGGGTCAGACCAGCTGCAGATCCAATGATGATAAGTGTTGCAAGACTCTTTGGTAGAAAAACTATTGGAGTTGTTATGACCGGAATGGGAAGAGATGGTGCTCAAGGATTAGCAGAGATAAAGAGAAGAGGGGGAATAACAATAGCCCAAGACAAAGAAACTTCCATAATCTTCGGAATGCCAAAAGCCGCTATAGAATTAGGAGTTGTGGACTACGTTGTTCCACTGGATAAAATAGCTGAAACCATCATAAGAGCTGAAAAGAAGATACTTGCGGGGTGA
- a CDS encoding PQQ-binding-like beta-propeller repeat protein: MKRMLILIIFGLLIFEAAYAQDSPVLWKKQVCEHVMVQKTVESVYVDGSTLYAGCGYVDSVHGVLWYKGNISAFSLNGTRLWTQEVGFVRKIEKINGSILVGTDISRGPSNWFGTLGKVWLLSENGSIITHNITFGSFFDFDSDGEFIYIGDGWWIGEGKANETWGRVYKWRIKNNKFNEEWFVELNGTIGRVRVGDIIYAGAGAPSGYTMKHYFGYIYGISKDGRLLWKINTTWWVRDMEIWKGSAIVGTGFDNVIGKVYLVDKNGEIKWQKDLFYIEDIEVFDNIAYIGGIKGQEGKLAALDLASRQIKWEVSFPNRVKVVKRYNDYLLVGTGEFSYKQEKNQTVVYSEGRLYVVSANDGKILESFDTGYVRSISIGKIVGIGTGSGEIYAFDPEKLIPKNNSICGVGSLLIFLLAGLLLDRKRG; the protein is encoded by the coding sequence ATGAAACGCATGCTCATCTTAATAATTTTCGGACTTTTAATTTTTGAGGCGGCTTATGCTCAAGACTCGCCTGTTTTATGGAAAAAACAAGTTTGTGAACATGTAATGGTACAAAAAACTGTTGAAAGTGTTTATGTAGATGGTAGCACATTATATGCGGGTTGTGGTTACGTGGATAGTGTACATGGTGTGCTATGGTATAAAGGAAACATCTCAGCGTTTTCATTAAACGGTACGAGACTATGGACGCAAGAGGTTGGTTTTGTTAGAAAGATTGAAAAAATAAACGGGAGCATCTTAGTGGGAACTGACATAAGTAGGGGGCCAAGCAACTGGTTCGGTACACTGGGCAAAGTTTGGTTGTTATCGGAAAATGGATCCATCATCACGCATAATATAACTTTTGGAAGCTTTTTTGACTTTGATTCTGACGGTGAATTTATTTATATTGGAGATGGCTGGTGGATCGGTGAAGGAAAAGCCAATGAAACATGGGGACGAGTCTACAAGTGGAGGATTAAAAATAACAAGTTCAATGAGGAATGGTTTGTAGAATTAAATGGTACTATTGGACGTGTAAGAGTAGGAGATATCATCTACGCCGGCGCCGGTGCACCCTCAGGATATACCATGAAGCATTATTTTGGGTACATATACGGGATATCAAAAGATGGCAGGTTGCTTTGGAAAATTAATACTACTTGGTGGGTAAGAGACATGGAGATATGGAAAGGCAGTGCGATAGTTGGAACCGGATTTGATAATGTTATCGGGAAGGTTTATCTTGTCGACAAAAATGGTGAAATAAAGTGGCAGAAAGATCTCTTTTACATCGAGGATATAGAAGTCTTTGACAACATAGCATACATTGGAGGGATAAAAGGACAAGAAGGTAAACTGGCTGCCCTAGACTTAGCTAGTAGACAAATAAAGTGGGAAGTTTCTTTTCCCAACCGTGTTAAGGTAGTTAAGAGATACAATGATTATCTGCTCGTGGGCACTGGAGAATTCTCTTATAAACAGGAAAAAAACCAAACAGTTGTGTATAGCGAGGGTAGGCTGTATGTAGTCTCAGCCAATGATGGAAAAATACTAGAAAGTTTTGATACTGGATATGTCAGAAGTATCAGTATCGGAAAAATTGTGGGGATTGGAACAGGTAGTGGAGAAATCTATGCATTTGACCCAGAAAAGTTAATCCCCAAGAATAATTCAATTTGCGGTGTGGGATCTCTTTTGATATTCCTCCTCGCAGGGTTATTATTAGATAGAAAAAGAGGTTAG
- a CDS encoding PH0542 domain-containing protein yields MEDEEINIRELLANGEDLDKILILAESNEKYLNELIGSLDDDLWIVAKNALSVISELLEKREDLYSPLITKLMGMIRKSEATLLTQEIAKTFGKIAKNNPHLLRKVIPLLFANYNIGNWKIKINMAYVIEEIARNNPSLLMTIMSDIKEMLLSSDPNDKLVALNFIVALGEHNFGYVSPYLPKLLMMAQEKNEVVKASALEALISLAEKNVKFRKIVLAKLEELDDPSPLVQRIIQNGMSKLIMKEQEE; encoded by the coding sequence ATGGAAGATGAGGAGATAAACATAAGAGAACTTTTAGCAAATGGGGAAGATTTGGATAAAATCCTTATTTTAGCCGAAAGTAACGAAAAATATCTTAATGAACTAATTGGAAGTTTAGATGACGATTTATGGATAGTCGCCAAAAATGCCCTCTCTGTTATATCTGAGTTACTTGAAAAAAGAGAAGACCTTTACAGCCCCCTTATAACAAAACTAATGGGGATGATAAGAAAAAGCGAAGCTACCCTCCTAACTCAAGAGATAGCTAAAACCTTTGGAAAAATCGCTAAAAATAATCCACACCTACTAAGAAAAGTGATACCTCTCCTTTTCGCAAACTACAACATAGGAAACTGGAAAATTAAAATTAATATGGCATATGTAATAGAAGAAATAGCGAGGAATAACCCTTCTCTGCTCATGACAATTATGTCCGATATTAAGGAAATGCTACTCTCGAGCGACCCCAATGATAAGTTAGTAGCGCTTAATTTCATAGTGGCTTTGGGAGAGCATAACTTTGGGTATGTAAGTCCATATCTCCCTAAACTTCTTATGATGGCCCAGGAAAAAAACGAAGTCGTAAAAGCAAGTGCCTTAGAGGCCTTAATTTCTCTAGCAGAAAAGAATGTCAAGTTTAGAAAGATTGTTTTAGCAAAATTAGAAGAACTCGATGACCCCAGCCCACTAGTTCAAAGAATTATCCAAAATGGCATGTCCAAACTCATAATGAAAGAACAAGAAGAATAA
- a CDS encoding chemotaxis protein CheC, with translation MRFSEWEKDIFREASNIAISHGITSLSQMLGEPIEMEVPEVYMIKRAEFLKTLAENGISKSFVVMFNITEGLNGLAILQFPQKSATALAAVLMGMDPSQIEELDEMGKSAIMEVGNILISVYTDILSTLIGESVSLTPPIPASTLYDVEKELASGDLKDIENVVMFKNKFKKTELGIESYFYLVPTQASLEKIISRLEKEVKEG, from the coding sequence ATGAGGTTTTCAGAATGGGAAAAGGATATTTTTAGAGAAGCTTCAAATATTGCAATCTCTCATGGGATAACGTCCCTTTCTCAAATGCTCGGTGAACCCATAGAAATGGAAGTGCCGGAGGTATACATGATAAAAAGGGCAGAATTCCTTAAAACCCTTGCAGAAAATGGAATATCCAAAAGCTTTGTCGTCATGTTTAACATTACAGAAGGATTAAACGGTCTTGCAATTCTCCAGTTTCCTCAAAAAAGCGCAACAGCCTTGGCAGCAGTACTCATGGGGATGGATCCATCCCAAATAGAAGAACTCGACGAAATGGGTAAATCGGCAATCATGGAAGTTGGCAATATACTAATTTCAGTATATACCGACATTCTTTCGACGTTAATAGGAGAATCCGTCTCATTAACCCCTCCCATTCCAGCATCAACTCTTTATGATGTAGAAAAAGAACTGGCTTCTGGAGATCTAAAGGATATAGAAAACGTCGTCATGTTCAAAAACAAGTTCAAAAAAACGGAGTTGGGCATAGAAAGCTACTTTTACTTGGTACCAACTCAAGCTTCACTTGAGAAGATAATCTCACGCCTAGAAAAAGAGGTCAAAGAGGGATGA
- a CDS encoding chemotaxis protein CheA, which translates to MEDLSQYLDEFLADARDRIDSISNAVISLEEIVKKGGDEREKKELIDQIFRDAHTLKGTAATMGFMRLSETAHKMENLLDAVRNGEIDITPEIVDLVIDFLDAIEKMIYDIEAGSGDENVDVSPLFEKADKLLKGNLEGTTEEKSHQDISEKETAVIHEQAPHVRGDKYHIKVLFQDDAQLKNVRAFLILTDLEEIGEIFGTIPEREIIEEGNFTGDSLEFIVMTSLSPEEIKEKITRHPEVREVIVENVKENTQEENPEKKANEYTIKITMEKEAPLKGVRSFLIVQDLKKIGNLKKVFPEPNKLEKEELIDGKYFGVLLYTNEKKDNITQLILKHPDVEKVEIFEGNKLNEIHSADKREAKNLKSQVDAGRRVKISKMIRVDVFHLDKLMNLVGELVINKGRLEQIAERLGDRELLETLSTTSHLMTELQDEIMEMRLTPVAEVFNKFPRMVRKLAKELGKEVEFKMEGSDIEVDRTILDKLGDVLVHLLRNAIDHGIEPPEERVAKGKPRVGKVELIARREKSHILIIVKDDGKGIDPEKVKKKAIEKGLISPEQAAEMRPEEAINLIFLPGFSTAEKVTDVSGRGVGMDVVQDVIKTLNGSISVKSEVGKGTTFILKLPISMAIIQALLVKISNETYAIPINNILETIDIKQNQLKTIGGKKVIVLREEIIPVFMLHELFGVDYIEKDKFPAIVVDLGAQKVAIGVDELLNKKDIVIKSLGKMLSNIKGFAGATILGDGRVVLIIDINSLFGGISGGL; encoded by the coding sequence ATGGAAGATCTCTCCCAATACCTTGATGAATTTTTGGCCGACGCAAGAGACAGAATCGACAGCATAAGCAATGCAGTTATCTCTTTGGAGGAGATAGTAAAAAAGGGAGGAGATGAACGAGAGAAAAAAGAGCTTATAGATCAGATATTCAGAGATGCACATACGTTGAAAGGAACGGCAGCTACAATGGGATTTATGAGACTTAGTGAAACTGCCCACAAAATGGAAAATCTCCTCGATGCGGTAAGAAACGGTGAAATTGACATAACTCCAGAAATCGTTGATCTTGTTATAGATTTTCTTGATGCAATTGAAAAAATGATCTACGATATCGAAGCTGGTTCTGGGGATGAGAATGTTGATGTTTCCCCTCTGTTTGAGAAAGCTGACAAATTGCTAAAGGGCAATCTGGAGGGAACGACCGAAGAGAAATCGCACCAAGATATCAGTGAAAAAGAAACAGCAGTTATTCATGAACAAGCACCACATGTAAGAGGAGATAAATATCACATTAAAGTACTCTTTCAAGATGACGCTCAATTAAAAAATGTAAGAGCCTTTTTAATTCTTACTGATCTAGAAGAAATTGGCGAGATTTTTGGCACTATTCCGGAAAGAGAGATAATCGAAGAAGGAAACTTCACAGGGGACTCTCTCGAATTCATAGTCATGACATCTCTATCCCCAGAAGAGATAAAAGAGAAAATAACGAGACACCCTGAAGTTAGAGAAGTGATTGTAGAAAACGTCAAAGAGAACACCCAAGAGGAAAATCCCGAAAAAAAGGCAAACGAATACACAATAAAAATTACAATGGAGAAAGAAGCCCCACTAAAGGGAGTAAGGAGTTTTCTTATAGTGCAAGATTTAAAAAAGATAGGCAACCTAAAAAAAGTCTTTCCAGAACCCAACAAACTGGAAAAGGAGGAACTTATTGATGGAAAATATTTTGGAGTCCTGCTGTACACAAATGAGAAAAAAGACAATATAACACAACTAATATTAAAACACCCAGACGTTGAAAAAGTGGAAATCTTTGAGGGAAATAAACTCAATGAAATTCACTCTGCAGATAAAAGAGAGGCAAAGAATCTAAAATCACAAGTTGATGCAGGAAGAAGAGTAAAAATCTCTAAGATGATAAGAGTTGACGTTTTTCACTTAGACAAGCTAATGAACCTCGTAGGAGAACTCGTCATTAATAAGGGCAGGCTTGAACAAATTGCCGAGAGGTTGGGAGATAGAGAGCTTCTAGAAACTCTATCTACAACTTCCCACCTTATGACAGAACTCCAAGATGAAATAATGGAAATGCGCCTCACACCAGTTGCAGAGGTTTTCAACAAATTCCCGAGAATGGTGAGAAAGCTTGCAAAGGAGCTCGGTAAAGAAGTGGAATTCAAAATGGAAGGTAGCGATATAGAAGTTGATAGGACTATTCTAGACAAGCTGGGAGATGTTTTGGTACATCTTCTCAGAAATGCTATAGATCATGGGATTGAACCCCCCGAAGAGAGAGTAGCAAAAGGAAAACCAAGAGTTGGTAAAGTGGAACTCATAGCAAGAAGAGAAAAAAGCCATATTTTAATCATAGTTAAAGATGATGGTAAGGGAATAGACCCCGAAAAAGTCAAAAAGAAAGCTATTGAAAAAGGCCTTATTTCACCTGAACAGGCCGCAGAGATGCGTCCTGAGGAAGCAATAAACCTTATCTTCCTGCCAGGGTTCAGTACAGCTGAAAAAGTTACCGATGTTTCTGGAAGAGGAGTTGGAATGGATGTCGTTCAAGATGTTATAAAAACCCTCAATGGGAGCATAAGTGTAAAGAGTGAAGTTGGAAAAGGAACAACTTTCATACTAAAGCTACCAATAAGTATGGCTATAATACAGGCTCTACTTGTAAAAATAAGCAATGAGACTTATGCAATACCTATAAACAACATCTTGGAAACCATTGATATAAAGCAAAACCAGTTGAAGACCATAGGAGGAAAAAAGGTAATAGTTCTCAGAGAGGAAATAATTCCGGTATTCATGCTCCACGAACTCTTTGGAGTTGATTATATTGAGAAAGACAAATTCCCAGCAATAGTTGTAGACCTAGGAGCCCAAAAGGTGGCTATAGGAGTTGATGAGCTTCTCAACAAGAAAGACATCGTCATAAAATCCCTCGGAAAAATGTTATCAAACATCAAAGGATTTGCTGGAGCCACGATTCTTGGGGATGGCAGGGTAGTGTTAATAATAGATATAAACAGCCTCTTTGGAGGGATTTCAGGTGGATTATGA
- a CDS encoding CheF family chemotaxis protein translates to MPIGTTRVKVAIQSSWKGKGSINWRDAIAVIEHDRLIIKYVKMGEVVGEDAFSFSALTDIGVRIADGIKLDPEQEHFGLKFYLETRGEVTVILTIGKNLLIYDEKKFKDFIHKLFEVLINGSPVKIELARIRGGALNMEAKWIDGALKILSYKSPKTGKREINIVITTQETPPIPIFSDMEDLEIEEVEMDGKLVNAWKIKHFYEGESVVSYLYIPEKRSSFIF, encoded by the coding sequence ATGCCAATAGGGACAACAAGAGTGAAGGTTGCAATCCAGTCCTCTTGGAAAGGAAAGGGTAGTATAAACTGGAGAGATGCAATTGCAGTAATTGAACATGATAGACTAATAATAAAATATGTCAAGATGGGGGAAGTTGTAGGAGAAGATGCATTTTCATTTTCCGCACTTACTGATATTGGAGTACGGATAGCTGATGGAATAAAGCTTGATCCAGAACAGGAACACTTTGGGCTTAAGTTTTACCTAGAAACTAGAGGAGAAGTTACTGTAATATTAACAATAGGAAAAAATCTCCTGATATACGACGAAAAAAAATTCAAGGATTTCATTCACAAGCTCTTTGAAGTTTTGATAAATGGCAGTCCAGTAAAAATAGAACTAGCTAGGATTCGGGGCGGAGCTCTTAACATGGAGGCAAAATGGATCGACGGAGCTCTAAAGATTTTGTCTTACAAATCACCAAAAACTGGAAAGCGAGAGATAAATATTGTAATCACAACCCAAGAAACTCCACCTATCCCGATTTTCTCAGATATGGAAGATCTAGAAATTGAAGAGGTAGAAATGGACGGTAAACTCGTTAATGCCTGGAAAATTAAACATTTCTACGAAGGAGAGAGCGTTGTCTCGTATTTATATATTCCAGAAAAAAGATCAAGCTTTATATTTTGA
- a CDS encoding chemotaxis protein CheC translates to MDYEEYLKNLGELEKSALLETFNIGASHAADALSQIINKPVTIKVPNMKVSTIKYLPTEVGEDIKAIVYVGLGGDFNGHAFFVTDIQDAMKVYDIMLGQEIGSTKDMDEMVQSAIMEIGNILISAFANALSQFLGIVIEQTPPQLAIDFIPAVLNLAIVDVAQYCDYVILIGTNISVNEIEFHENFFIMPHVEDMKKIINKLMEGL, encoded by the coding sequence GTGGATTATGAAGAATATCTAAAGAATTTAGGGGAATTAGAAAAAAGCGCTCTTTTGGAGACCTTCAATATCGGAGCCTCCCATGCAGCAGATGCCCTCAGCCAGATAATTAACAAACCTGTTACCATAAAAGTCCCAAATATGAAAGTAAGCACAATAAAATACCTCCCGACAGAGGTTGGGGAAGATATTAAGGCTATTGTGTACGTAGGGCTTGGAGGAGATTTCAACGGTCATGCATTTTTTGTAACAGATATTCAAGATGCCATGAAAGTTTATGACATAATGTTAGGTCAAGAAATAGGAAGTACAAAAGACATGGACGAAATGGTACAATCTGCAATAATGGAAATTGGGAACATACTAATTTCAGCATTTGCTAATGCCCTCTCACAGTTCTTGGGGATAGTAATCGAGCAGACTCCTCCACAGCTTGCCATAGATTTCATTCCAGCAGTGCTTAATCTTGCAATAGTAGATGTTGCCCAATATTGTGACTATGTGATCTTAATTGGAACTAACATCTCAGTAAATGAGATAGAATTTCATGAGAATTTCTTCATAATGCCCCACGTTGAAGATATGAAAAAAATCATAAACAAACTGATGGAGGGATTGTAA